A stretch of Aphanothece sacrum FPU1 DNA encodes these proteins:
- a CDS encoding transglycosylase domain-containing protein, with translation MSSSTIRQQQGKKQPPSPDASFYQGVMKIAGGTVLGMALLGSSIIAGGLVGLAISFRNLPDVRILTTYAPTETSYIYDIKGRLLSRLHDEANREVVPLDRISPELKRAVMAIEDSHFYLHHGINPNSIGRAMWVNWKSKGVVEGASTLTMQLVKNIFLSSERTVSRKIAEAVLAIRVEQVFEKDQIMEMYLNNIYWGHNNYGVQTAAQSYFNKPASKLNLAESAMMAGLIQAPETYSPFNNYQTAKERQKLVLGRMTEIGWITPQQADAAYKQPLGMGKPTSWSGSKQPYVTDTVMQELNKHFGKEATLKGGMRVQTSVDYYVQEKAQDIVQQSYRRLRGRGVYAKELQLALVSVDPRTHFIKAIVGGVDYEKSQLNRVTQSHRQPGSSFKPFVYYTAFASGKFTPDSVVNDSPVSFRDGSGLYTPKNYGGGYSGAMSIRTALIKSSNVPAVVVGRKVGIDRVIEVARRIGIKSPLQAVTSLPLGAGDVTPLEMATAYATFASNGWYNDPTIIVQVTDSRGNMLLDNTPKPQLVLDPWATASLTSVLQGVINEGTGRAAHLGRPAAGKTGTTDSERNVWFVGYVPQLATAVWIGDDGNRVLGKGVTGGGYVAPIWREFMEQALKNEPVKQFPDASKFPRPKAKK, from the coding sequence GTGTCGTCTAGTACCATTCGGCAACAACAAGGAAAGAAACAACCCCCTTCCCCTGACGCTTCCTTTTATCAGGGCGTTATGAAAATCGCTGGGGGAACCGTTCTAGGAATGGCCCTGTTAGGGAGTTCTATTATCGCTGGCGGACTTGTAGGATTAGCCATTAGTTTCCGTAACCTCCCTGATGTTCGGATTTTAACCACCTACGCCCCAACAGAAACAAGTTATATTTACGATATTAAAGGTAGACTCCTCTCAAGACTTCATGACGAAGCTAACCGAGAAGTTGTCCCCCTTGATCGTATTTCTCCTGAACTCAAACGGGCAGTAATGGCCATTGAAGATAGCCACTTTTACCTTCATCATGGCATTAACCCCAATAGTATCGGTCGGGCCATGTGGGTCAACTGGAAAAGTAAAGGAGTAGTAGAAGGGGCCTCTACTTTAACCATGCAGCTAGTAAAAAATATATTTTTATCTAGTGAGAGAACCGTTAGTCGTAAAATTGCTGAAGCGGTTCTGGCTATACGAGTAGAACAAGTGTTTGAAAAAGATCAAATTATGGAAATGTACCTCAATAATATTTATTGGGGTCATAATAATTATGGGGTGCAAACCGCCGCCCAAAGCTATTTTAACAAACCCGCATCAAAACTCAATTTAGCTGAATCAGCCATGATGGCCGGTTTAATCCAGGCCCCAGAAACCTATAGTCCTTTTAACAACTATCAGACAGCTAAAGAACGACAAAAGCTCGTTTTAGGGCGAATGACCGAAATAGGTTGGATTACTCCCCAACAAGCGGACGCAGCCTATAAACAGCCTTTAGGAATGGGTAAACCCACTTCCTGGAGTGGCAGTAAACAACCCTATGTTACTGATACGGTAATGCAGGAGTTAAACAAGCATTTTGGCAAAGAAGCCACCCTTAAAGGGGGAATGCGGGTGCAAACGAGCGTAGACTATTATGTGCAGGAAAAAGCTCAAGATATCGTGCAACAGAGTTATCGTAGGTTACGAGGCCGAGGAGTTTATGCCAAAGAGTTACAACTTGCCCTCGTTTCTGTTGACCCTCGTACCCATTTTATTAAAGCTATAGTTGGTGGAGTAGATTACGAAAAAAGTCAGTTAAACCGAGTTACCCAATCCCATCGTCAACCCGGCTCATCCTTTAAACCCTTTGTTTACTATACAGCCTTTGCTAGTGGTAAATTTACCCCAGATTCTGTCGTTAATGACAGTCCCGTCAGCTTTAGAGATGGTAGCGGCTTATATACTCCCAAAAACTATGGGGGAGGTTATTCTGGGGCCATGTCCATTCGCACAGCTTTAATTAAATCTAGTAACGTTCCTGCGGTAGTTGTGGGGCGCAAAGTGGGCATTGATAGAGTTATTGAAGTAGCCCGTCGTATTGGTATTAAGAGTCCATTACAAGCGGTTACTTCCTTACCTTTGGGTGCAGGAGACGTAACCCCCCTAGAAATGGCGACCGCTTATGCAACTTTTGCCAGCAATGGCTGGTACAATGATCCAACTATTATTGTACAAGTGACAGACAGTCGGGGTAATATGTTATTAGATAATACTCCCAAACCTCAATTAGTGCTTGATCCTTGGGCGACGGCTTCCTTAACTTCTGTGTTACAAGGGGTCATCAATGAAGGAACGGGAAGGGCCGCTCATCTTGGTCGTCCAGCCGCTGGAAAAACCGGAACTACCGATAGTGAGCGTAATGTCTGGTTTGTGGGTTATGTCCCTCAGTTAGCTACGGCGGTTTGGATCGGAGACGATGGCAACCGTGTCTTAGGAAAAGGGGTTACAGGGGGAGGTTATGTGGCTCCCATTTGGCGTGAATTCATGGAGCAAGCCCTGAAAAACGAACCCGTTAAGCAATTCCCTGATGCCTCTAAATTCCCCCGTCCCAAGGCGAAAAAATAA
- a CDS encoding rubrerythrin family protein, whose product MDMSNSNTLKNLEAAFGGESMANRKYLFFAEVTKQLGMKELSKLFKETANQETEHAFAHFRLLHPELVVDDLSSLTEEDKKAIASRCLELAIEGETYEYTTMYPEFADQAKIDLDEQAAAEFKEQENESKEHAAIFRKAASNFGFLTSIEHHHADQYTEALSTLDGVSPQAKTVSDDPVTRKWICRQCSMIYDPIVGDPDSGIVAGTAFEDIPDDWFCPICGASKKLFVPYEEAIAA is encoded by the coding sequence ATGGATATGTCAAATTCTAATACTCTTAAAAATCTTGAGGCGGCTTTTGGTGGGGAGTCAATGGCTAACCGCAAATATCTTTTTTTTGCTGAAGTTACGAAACAGTTGGGGATGAAAGAATTATCTAAACTATTTAAAGAAACGGCTAATCAAGAGACAGAACACGCTTTTGCTCATTTCCGTTTATTACATCCTGAATTAGTGGTTGATGACTTGTCTAGTTTAACAGAAGAAGATAAAAAGGCTATTGCTTCGCGTTGTTTAGAATTAGCTATTGAAGGGGAAACCTACGAATATACAACCATGTATCCTGAATTTGCTGATCAAGCAAAAATTGATCTCGATGAACAAGCAGCAGCCGAATTTAAAGAACAAGAAAACGAGTCAAAAGAACACGCTGCCATTTTCCGTAAAGCTGCTAGTAATTTTGGCTTTTTAACAAGTATTGAACATCATCATGCGGATCAATATACCGAAGCTTTATCTACTTTAGATGGAGTTTCTCCTCAAGCAAAAACTGTTAGTGATGATCCTGTAACTCGTAAATGGATTTGTCGTCAATGTTCTATGATTTATGATCCAATAGTTGGTGATCCAGATTCGGGAATTGTTGCAGGGACAGCGTTTGAAGATATTCCTGATGATTGGTTTTGTCCTATTTGTGGTGCGTCTAAGAAACTTTTTGTTCCTTATGAAGAAGCGATCGCCGCTTAA
- a CDS encoding bestrophin family protein, which yields MKNSSNSGQNREGRVWFRLAWQWRGSVIPAILPRVLFCAGVSLGITFLYKSGINLALRLESVVPSIVLGLLLVFRTNTAYERYWEGRKLWGNLVNTVRNLARTIWVTIKENNIEDRRDKIVILRLLIAFSIATKIHLRYEKVNDELAIFMPQKWHEKLKTMNNPPLEIAFWIGDYLQQQYEKKCIDSYQLITMFKLLDHMVDVLGGCERILKTPIPLAYSIHLKQLLLIYCLTLPFQLVDKLGWVTAPIVALISFTVFGIEAIGIEIENPFGYDHNDLPLDQICSTMQRNIEDLITLAPCVKHWQDPINDLTL from the coding sequence ATGAAAAACTCCTCTAATTCTGGACAAAACCGAGAAGGTCGAGTTTGGTTTCGTTTGGCATGGCAATGGCGAGGTTCTGTTATTCCCGCTATTTTGCCAAGGGTTTTGTTTTGTGCGGGGGTCAGTTTGGGTATAACATTTCTCTATAAATCTGGCATTAATTTGGCTTTACGTCTTGAAAGTGTCGTGCCTAGTATTGTTTTAGGGTTACTATTAGTTTTTCGCACAAATACTGCTTATGAAAGATATTGGGAAGGGCGTAAACTGTGGGGAAATTTAGTTAATACGGTACGAAATTTAGCCCGAACCATTTGGGTGACAATCAAAGAAAATAATATTGAAGATCGGCGAGATAAAATTGTTATTTTACGACTTTTAATTGCCTTTTCTATAGCGACTAAGATACATTTAAGATATGAAAAAGTTAATGATGAATTAGCTATATTTATGCCTCAAAAATGGCATGAAAAATTAAAAACAATGAATAATCCTCCTTTAGAAATAGCTTTTTGGATTGGGGACTATTTACAACAACAATATGAAAAAAAATGTATTGATTCTTATCAACTTATAACAATGTTTAAATTATTGGATCATATGGTTGATGTTTTAGGAGGTTGTGAAAGAATTCTTAAAACTCCGATTCCTTTAGCTTATTCCATTCATTTAAAACAGTTACTTTTAATATATTGTTTAACTTTACCCTTTCAATTAGTTGATAAGTTAGGATGGGTAACAGCCCCCATTGTCGCTTTAATTAGTTTTACCGTATTTGGTATTGAAGCCATTGGTATAGAAATTGAAAATCCTTTTGGTTATGATCATAATGACTTACCTTTAGATCAAATTTGTTCTACAATGCAAAGAAATATCGAGGACTTAATTACTTTAGCTCCTTGTGTTAAGCATTGGCAAGATCCAATCAATGATTTAACTCTATAA